The following proteins are encoded in a genomic region of Streptomyces collinus Tu 365:
- a CDS encoding GNAT family N-acetyltransferase, with product MSDIDIRDDRAAGRLEAVGDGEVVGHIEYFVLESPAPALVPVHTVVEPEHEGKGIAGSLARELYSIAAREGVPVAPLCPYVVKWAARHPEEAPAADPELLAAAKDWLRAHPGRF from the coding sequence ATGAGCGACATCGACATCCGTGACGACCGGGCGGCAGGCCGCCTGGAAGCGGTCGGCGACGGCGAAGTCGTCGGCCACATCGAGTACTTCGTGCTCGAGTCGCCCGCGCCCGCCCTGGTCCCGGTCCACACCGTCGTGGAGCCCGAACACGAGGGCAAGGGCATCGCCGGCTCGCTGGCCCGCGAGCTGTACAGCATCGCCGCGCGCGAGGGGGTCCCGGTGGCCCCGCTGTGCCCCTACGTCGTCAAATGGGCCGCCCGCCACCCCGAGGAGGCCCCGGCGGCCGACCCCGAGCTGCTCGCCGCGGCGAAGGACTGGCTGCGGGCCCACCCCGGGCGGTTCTAG
- the gndA gene encoding NADP-dependent phosphogluconate dehydrogenase, with amino-acid sequence MSTSAQIGVTGLAVMGRNLARNFARNGYTVAVHNRTVSRAQALVKEFGDEGDFILAESAKEFVAALERPRRLVIMVKAGDPTDAVIEEFAPLLEPGDMIIDGGNAHFADTRRREKALREQGIHFVGMGVSGGEEGALHGPSIMPGGPRESYDSLGPMLEKISAKAADGAPCVTHVGPDGAGHFVKMVHNGIEYADMQLIGEAYQLLRDVAGYSPAQIADIFRTWNTGRLDSYLIEITAEVLSHVDEATGKPFVDVVVDQAEQKGTGRWTVQIALDLGVPVSGIAEAVFARSLSGHAALRDASRGLAGPQPSPLSESEAGAFADRVEQALYASKIVSYTQGFHEIAAGSEEYDWDIDLGAVSAIWRGGCIIRAAFLDRIRAAYDARADLPSLLSDETFAQEIAAAQDDWREVLVAATRQGVPTPGFAAALAYYDALRAERLPAALTQGQRDFFGAHTYRRVDRDGSFHTLWGGDRSEVSA; translated from the coding sequence ATGAGCACTTCAGCGCAGATCGGCGTCACGGGGCTCGCGGTCATGGGCCGCAACCTCGCCCGGAACTTCGCGCGCAACGGCTACACGGTCGCCGTGCACAACCGTACGGTGTCGCGGGCGCAGGCGCTGGTGAAGGAGTTCGGGGACGAGGGGGACTTCATCCTGGCCGAGTCCGCCAAGGAGTTCGTGGCGGCCCTGGAGCGTCCCCGGCGTCTGGTCATCATGGTCAAGGCGGGCGACCCGACGGATGCCGTGATCGAGGAGTTCGCGCCGCTGCTGGAGCCCGGCGACATGATCATCGACGGGGGCAACGCGCACTTCGCGGACACCCGCCGCCGGGAGAAGGCGCTGCGCGAGCAGGGCATCCACTTCGTCGGCATGGGCGTCTCCGGCGGCGAGGAGGGCGCGCTGCACGGCCCGAGCATCATGCCGGGCGGCCCGCGGGAGTCCTACGACTCCCTCGGCCCGATGCTGGAGAAGATCTCCGCGAAGGCGGCCGACGGCGCTCCGTGCGTCACGCACGTCGGCCCGGACGGCGCGGGTCACTTCGTGAAGATGGTGCACAACGGCATCGAGTACGCCGACATGCAGCTGATCGGCGAGGCCTACCAGCTGCTGCGCGATGTCGCCGGGTACTCCCCCGCGCAGATCGCGGACATCTTCCGGACCTGGAACACGGGCCGCCTGGACTCCTACCTGATCGAGATCACCGCCGAGGTCCTGTCCCACGTGGACGAGGCGACCGGCAAGCCGTTCGTGGACGTGGTGGTCGACCAGGCCGAGCAGAAGGGCACCGGCCGCTGGACGGTGCAGATCGCGCTCGACCTCGGGGTGCCGGTCTCCGGCATCGCGGAGGCGGTCTTCGCCCGCTCCCTGTCCGGCCACGCGGCGCTCCGGGACGCCTCGCGGGGCCTGGCGGGACCGCAGCCGTCCCCGCTGTCCGAGTCGGAGGCGGGGGCCTTCGCCGACCGGGTCGAGCAGGCGCTGTACGCCTCGAAGATCGTGTCGTACACGCAGGGCTTCCACGAGATCGCGGCGGGCAGCGAGGAATACGACTGGGACATCGACCTGGGCGCCGTCTCCGCCATCTGGCGCGGCGGCTGCATCATCCGGGCGGCCTTCCTCGACCGCATCCGGGCCGCGTACGACGCCCGGGCCGACCTGCCGAGCCTGCTGTCGGACGAGACGTTCGCCCAGGAGATCGCCGCCGCCCAGGACGACTGGCGCGAGGTGCTGGTCGCGGCGACCCGCCAGGGCGTGCCGACCCCCGGCTTCGCCGCGGCCCTGGCGTACTACGACGCGCTGCGCGCTGAGCGCCTGCCGGCGGCCCTCACCCAGGGCCAGCGGGACTTCTTCGGCGCCCACACCTACCGCCGGGTGGACCGGGACGGTTCGTTCCACACGCTGTGGGGCGGGGACCGGTCGGAGGTCTCGGCGTAG
- a CDS encoding transglycosylase family protein, with the protein MAVRGRHRRYQPTRINRASLTVTAGGAGLAIPLVASGVAHAADASTWNKVAACESSGNWSINTGNGYYGGLQFTQSTWAAYGGTRYAPRADLATRDRQIAVAEKVLDGQGPGAWPVCSVRAGLNRGGGAPEPHTDSAGSRPARTTSVRDVQPQTTPQSRAGRAEMYTVVHGDTLSGIAGEQHVRGGWRHLYAGNRATIGPDPDLILPGQRLDLRPTASPAPDTHTGSKSKSPKKKQPSEKKGPSEKKTRQTHPTHQSHTHTHAPAHHTDGHTLVAPVHAPIGTGYHVGGSHWSKGYHTGIDFLVPTGTSVQAAAAGHVVAAGWGGSYGYQVVIRHANGRYTQYGHLSAISVRAGQSVSAGQRIGRSGATGNVTGPHLHFEVRTGPGFGSDIDPLAYLRAGGVRI; encoded by the coding sequence ATGGCCGTACGCGGCCGGCATCGCCGGTACCAGCCGACCAGGATCAACCGCGCCTCACTCACCGTCACGGCGGGCGGTGCCGGCCTCGCCATCCCGCTGGTCGCCTCGGGCGTCGCCCACGCGGCCGACGCGTCCACCTGGAACAAGGTCGCCGCCTGCGAGTCCAGCGGCAACTGGAGCATCAACACCGGCAACGGCTACTACGGCGGGCTGCAGTTCACCCAGTCCACCTGGGCGGCCTACGGCGGCACCCGGTACGCGCCGCGCGCCGACCTCGCCACCAGGGACCGGCAGATCGCGGTCGCCGAGAAGGTCCTGGACGGCCAGGGGCCCGGCGCCTGGCCGGTGTGCTCGGTGCGGGCCGGGCTGAACCGGGGCGGCGGCGCACCCGAACCGCACACGGACAGCGCCGGTTCCCGCCCGGCGAGGACCACCTCCGTGCGGGACGTGCAGCCGCAGACGACCCCGCAGTCCCGCGCCGGCCGGGCCGAGATGTACACGGTGGTGCACGGCGACACGCTCTCCGGCATCGCCGGCGAACAGCACGTACGGGGCGGCTGGCGGCACCTGTACGCGGGCAACCGCGCCACCATCGGCCCCGATCCCGACCTGATCCTGCCCGGCCAGCGGCTCGACCTGCGCCCCACCGCCTCGCCGGCGCCCGACACGCACACCGGGAGCAAGTCCAAGTCCCCGAAGAAGAAGCAGCCTTCGGAGAAGAAGGGGCCTTCCGAGAAGAAGACCCGGCAGACCCACCCGACCCACCAGAGCCACACGCACACCCACGCGCCCGCCCACCACACCGACGGGCACACCCTCGTCGCCCCCGTGCACGCCCCCATCGGCACCGGGTACCACGTGGGAGGGTCGCACTGGTCGAAGGGCTACCACACGGGCATCGACTTCCTGGTGCCCACCGGGACCTCCGTCCAGGCGGCGGCGGCCGGGCACGTGGTCGCCGCCGGCTGGGGAGGCTCGTACGGCTACCAGGTGGTGATCCGGCACGCGAACGGTCGCTACACCCAGTACGGGCACCTGTCCGCCATCTCCGTGCGCGCCGGGCAGAGCGTCTCCGCCGGCCAGCGCATCGGCCGCTCCGGGGCCACCGGGAACGTCACGGGCCCGCATCTGCACTTCGAGGTGCGGACCGGGCCCGGCTTCGGTTCGGACATCGACCCGCTCGCGTACCTGCGGGCCGGCGGCGTCAGGATCTGA
- a CDS encoding DMT family transporter: protein MSALALSVLLSFVSAVAYAGGAIVQEQVALSSPGGSYLPLRRAGWWAALGLNGLGGVLHVVALAYGPLSLVQPLGALTIVFALPMAALCVGRRAGATAWRGAVMATVGLAGLLSVVGSAGTHSLDPAQRVAVALVTGGAVAALTVAGLAAHRHPAVRSVLLATASGIAFGMSSVFTKTVAVDWDAGIGLGDLPALAVIGVFATAGVLLSQASYRGGGLAAPLATLTVVNPVLAAAVGILMFGETFRYGTTGTLLALGCGVVAGGGLILLTTERLEPEREPVPGPEAVTALAPAAEDEAPVPGSGFAAREAPAALPRQRPATSEPGRGSAGRVKIGDPGPDELAELAEMAGIAWATEVVRMTEMREMAEFAGDPVPEGGGPKFDDSPGIGGSVDFAGGPGCAGALVLAEGPASEKEPNATGGPDVTGGPNATGGPNATGGPGITGGPDVAGEPDVPGSPRARAPGEPETPDVAEDTVPGAEATAPAFVFPPSCTPLSATFSVPLPVLHRQRQRYARVRS from the coding sequence ATGAGCGCCCTCGCGTTGTCCGTGCTGCTGTCGTTCGTGTCCGCCGTCGCGTACGCGGGCGGGGCGATCGTGCAGGAGCAGGTGGCACTGTCCTCGCCCGGCGGTTCGTACCTGCCGCTGCGCCGGGCCGGCTGGTGGGCGGCGCTGGGCCTGAACGGGCTCGGCGGTGTCCTGCACGTCGTGGCGCTCGCCTACGGCCCGCTCAGCCTCGTGCAGCCGCTCGGCGCCCTGACCATCGTCTTCGCCCTGCCCATGGCGGCGCTGTGCGTGGGCCGCAGGGCCGGGGCGACCGCCTGGCGCGGCGCGGTCATGGCCACGGTCGGCCTCGCCGGCCTGCTGTCCGTGGTCGGCTCCGCCGGGACCCACTCCCTCGACCCGGCCCAGCGGGTGGCCGTCGCGCTGGTCACCGGCGGGGCGGTCGCCGCGCTGACGGTCGCCGGACTGGCCGCGCACCGGCACCCGGCGGTGCGCAGCGTGCTGCTGGCCACCGCCTCCGGCATCGCCTTCGGCATGTCGTCGGTGTTCACCAAGACCGTCGCGGTCGACTGGGACGCCGGGATCGGCCTCGGCGACCTGCCCGCCCTCGCGGTCATCGGTGTCTTCGCGACCGCGGGCGTGCTGCTGTCACAGGCCTCCTACCGGGGCGGCGGGCTGGCCGCCCCGCTGGCCACGCTGACCGTGGTCAACCCGGTGCTGGCCGCCGCGGTCGGCATTCTGATGTTCGGTGAGACGTTCCGCTACGGCACCACGGGCACCCTGCTCGCTCTCGGCTGCGGCGTGGTGGCCGGCGGCGGTCTGATCCTGCTGACGACGGAACGCCTCGAACCGGAACGGGAGCCGGTCCCCGGGCCGGAGGCGGTCACCGCCCTGGCCCCGGCGGCCGAGGACGAGGCTCCGGTGCCCGGGTCCGGGTTCGCCGCCCGCGAGGCGCCGGCGGCGCTGCCCCGGCAGCGGCCGGCCACGTCGGAGCCCGGGCGGGGCTCGGCGGGGCGCGTCAAGATCGGTGACCCCGGCCCCGACGAGCTCGCGGAACTGGCGGAGATGGCCGGCATCGCGTGGGCCACCGAGGTCGTGCGGATGACGGAGATGAGGGAGATGGCCGAGTTCGCGGGAGACCCTGTCCCCGAAGGGGGCGGCCCGAAGTTCGATGACTCCCCTGGGATCGGGGGTTCCGTCGATTTCGCGGGAGGTCCGGGATGCGCGGGCGCGCTGGTCCTCGCGGAGGGCCCGGCGTCCGAGAAGGAGCCGAACGCCACGGGCGGGCCGGACGTCACGGGCGGGCCGAACGCCACGGGCGGGCCGAACGCCACGGGCGGGCCGGGCATCACGGGCGGGCCGGACGTCGCGGGTGAGCCGGACGTCCCGGGCTCGCCTCGGGCCCGGGCCCCCGGCGAGCCGGAGACTCCGGACGTGGCCGAGGACACGGTGCCCGGGGCGGAGGCGACGGCCCCGGCGTTCGTCTTCCCGCCCTCGTGCACCCCGCTGTCCGCGACCTTCTCCGTACCGCTGCCGGTCCTGCACCGGCAGCGGCAGCGGTACGCGCGGGTCAGATCCTGA
- a CDS encoding (2Fe-2S)-binding protein — MDLDPELAALRPLGGFFVLRTTAGARRPPAPLPPTLAETYATAATAASAATAATAAPGTAAGATAADGAARDVLTSRVATVADRLRTGEARVAASIAHQGLAARLWSTALACAALYGRLPDLGPGLLRWHGAAPAPDDLWLTEVRAAPGDPATLADAVLHAHLRPLGEALTARYGVAAGLLWGNAGSALAGAARELDRWARAHGRTDVADRARRLTDDLFAHPLLRTTGTQPVPTFRRRSCCLYYRVPGGGVCGDCCFTRPPRSSPGAASG, encoded by the coding sequence GTGGACCTCGATCCGGAACTCGCCGCCCTCCGGCCGCTCGGCGGCTTCTTCGTCCTGCGCACGACCGCGGGGGCGCGGCGCCCGCCCGCCCCGCTCCCGCCCACCCTGGCGGAGACCTACGCGACGGCAGCGACGGCGGCCTCGGCGGCCACGGCGGCAACGGCCGCCCCGGGGACGGCTGCCGGGGCGACGGCGGCGGACGGCGCCGCCCGCGACGTGCTGACCTCCCGGGTCGCCACGGTCGCGGACCGGCTCCGCACCGGTGAGGCGCGGGTCGCCGCCTCGATCGCCCACCAGGGACTGGCCGCCCGCCTGTGGTCCACGGCCCTGGCGTGCGCCGCCCTGTACGGCCGGCTGCCCGATCTCGGGCCCGGGCTGCTGCGCTGGCACGGCGCCGCGCCCGCCCCGGACGACCTGTGGCTGACCGAGGTGCGCGCGGCCCCCGGGGACCCGGCCACCCTGGCGGACGCCGTGCTGCACGCCCATCTCCGTCCCCTAGGGGAAGCCCTGACGGCCCGGTACGGAGTCGCGGCCGGCCTGCTGTGGGGCAACGCCGGTTCGGCGCTCGCCGGAGCGGCCCGCGAACTGGACCGCTGGGCCCGCGCCCACGGCCGTACCGACGTGGCCGACCGGGCCCGCCGCCTCACCGACGACCTCTTCGCCCACCCGCTGCTGCGCACCACCGGCACCCAGCCCGTGCCGACCTTCCGCCGCCGCAGCTGCTGCCTCTACTACCGCGTTCCCGGCGGCGGGGTCTGCGGCGACTGCTGCTTCACCCGCCCGCCGCGCTCTTCCCCGGGCGCCGCATCTGGGTGA
- the glgA gene encoding glycogen synthase yields MGLLTREYPPDVYGGAGVHVEFLARELSALVDLEVHCWGEGRGVGVVRHRPWPVLDGSNDALRTFSVDLSIAAALEGRELVHSHTWYANLAGHLAKLLYGVPHVVTAHSLEPLRPWKAEQLGGGYALSSWTERTAVEAADAVIAVSGAMREDILACYPALDPARVHVVHNGIDTALYRPDHGTDALTRHGIDPARPFVLFVGRITRQKGVPHLLRAVRDIDPGAQVVLCAGAPDTPEIDREFRELYEELSRVRAGVSWIPQMLPRADVIQLLTRAAVFVCPSVYEPLGIVNLEAMACGTPVVASRVGGIPEVVADGRTGLLVDVDDAFEANLARALDTVLGDPEAARRMGEAGRVRAVEEFGWEAVARRTAGLYEEILKQA; encoded by the coding sequence GTGGGACTGCTGACCCGGGAGTACCCGCCGGACGTGTACGGCGGCGCGGGCGTCCATGTCGAGTTCCTCGCCCGGGAGCTGAGCGCGCTGGTGGACCTGGAGGTGCACTGCTGGGGTGAGGGCCGCGGCGTCGGCGTGGTGCGCCACCGCCCCTGGCCCGTCCTCGACGGTTCCAACGACGCGCTGCGCACCTTCTCGGTGGACCTGTCCATCGCGGCCGCGCTCGAGGGCCGCGAACTCGTCCACTCCCACACCTGGTACGCCAACCTCGCCGGACACCTCGCCAAACTGCTGTACGGCGTCCCGCACGTGGTGACCGCCCACTCGCTGGAGCCGCTGCGCCCCTGGAAGGCCGAACAACTGGGCGGCGGGTACGCGCTGTCGAGCTGGACCGAGCGCACCGCCGTCGAGGCGGCCGACGCCGTGATCGCCGTGTCGGGCGCGATGCGCGAGGACATCCTCGCCTGCTACCCGGCGCTGGACCCGGCGCGGGTGCACGTCGTGCACAACGGCATCGACACCGCCCTGTACCGCCCGGACCACGGCACCGACGCGCTCACCCGGCACGGCATCGACCCGGCACGCCCGTTCGTGCTGTTCGTCGGCCGGATCACCCGGCAGAAGGGCGTGCCCCATCTGCTGCGCGCGGTACGGGACATCGACCCGGGCGCCCAGGTGGTGCTGTGCGCCGGCGCCCCCGACACCCCCGAGATCGACCGCGAGTTCCGGGAGCTGTACGAGGAGCTGAGCCGGGTCCGCGCGGGCGTGTCCTGGATCCCGCAGATGCTGCCCCGCGCCGACGTCATCCAACTCCTGACCCGGGCGGCCGTCTTCGTCTGCCCTTCGGTGTACGAACCCCTCGGCATCGTCAACCTGGAGGCCATGGCCTGCGGCACGCCGGTCGTCGCCTCCCGCGTCGGCGGCATCCCTGAGGTCGTGGCCGACGGCCGCACGGGTCTGCTGGTCGACGTGGACGACGCCTTCGAGGCGAACCTCGCCCGGGCCCTGGACACGGTGCTCGGCGACCCGGAGGCGGCCCGCCGGATGGGGGAGGCGGGACGGGTGCGCGCGGTCGAGGAGTTCGGCTGGGAAGCGGTGGCCCGGCGCACCGCCGGACTCTACGAGGAGATCCTCAAGCAGGCTTAG
- the glgC gene encoding glucose-1-phosphate adenylyltransferase, with protein MLGIVLAGGEGKRLMPLTTDRAKPAVTFGGTYRLVDFVLSNLVNADVLRICVLTQYKSHSLDRHITTTWRMSSLLGNYVTPVPAQQRLGPRWYLGSADAILQSLNLVYDEQPEYVAVFGADHVYRMDPRQMLAQHIEGGAGVTVAGIRVPRSESSSFGVITPGSDGRSVERFLEKPADPPGLADDPECVFASMGNYVFTTKALIEALQRDAEDTQSVHDMGGSILPQLTGRGEAQLYDFSDNHVPGETSRDQGYWRDVGTLDAYHEAHMDLIAERPAFNLYNRQWPIYTHSNQLSPARFNAGGIASESIISAGCLIRGQVTRSVLSPGVRVDPGAVVQGSVLHDNVHVGRGAIVRGAVLDKNVEVPPGATIGVNPERDAELYTVSEGGVIALGKGQRVP; from the coding sequence GTGCTCGGGATCGTACTGGCGGGCGGGGAGGGCAAACGCCTGATGCCGCTCACCACGGACCGGGCCAAGCCCGCCGTCACCTTCGGGGGCACCTACCGGCTCGTCGACTTCGTGCTGTCCAACCTGGTGAACGCCGACGTCCTGCGCATCTGCGTGCTGACCCAGTACAAGTCGCACTCGCTGGACCGGCACATCACCACCACCTGGCGGATGTCCAGCCTGCTGGGCAACTACGTCACCCCGGTGCCGGCCCAGCAGCGCCTGGGCCCGCGCTGGTACCTGGGCAGCGCCGACGCCATCCTGCAGTCGCTGAACCTCGTGTACGACGAACAGCCCGAGTACGTGGCCGTGTTCGGCGCCGACCACGTCTACCGCATGGACCCCCGGCAGATGCTGGCCCAGCACATCGAGGGCGGCGCCGGGGTGACCGTGGCCGGCATCCGGGTGCCGCGCTCGGAGTCCTCCTCGTTCGGTGTGATCACCCCGGGCTCGGACGGGCGCAGCGTCGAGCGCTTCCTGGAGAAGCCCGCGGACCCGCCCGGCCTCGCGGACGACCCCGAGTGCGTGTTCGCCTCGATGGGCAACTACGTCTTCACCACCAAGGCGCTCATCGAGGCGCTGCAACGCGACGCGGAGGACACGCAGTCCGTGCACGACATGGGCGGCTCGATCCTGCCCCAGCTCACCGGCCGCGGCGAGGCCCAGCTCTACGACTTCAGCGACAACCACGTGCCCGGCGAGACCAGCCGCGACCAGGGCTACTGGCGGGACGTCGGCACCCTCGACGCCTACCACGAGGCGCACATGGACCTGATAGCCGAGCGCCCCGCCTTCAACCTGTACAACCGGCAGTGGCCCATCTACACCCACTCCAACCAGCTCTCGCCGGCCCGGTTCAACGCGGGCGGCATCGCGAGCGAGTCCATCATCAGCGCGGGCTGCCTGATCCGCGGCCAGGTCACCCGGTCCGTGCTCTCGCCCGGCGTACGCGTCGACCCGGGCGCGGTCGTGCAGGGCTCGGTGCTGCACGACAACGTGCACGTCGGACGGGGCGCGATCGTCCGCGGCGCCGTGCTGGACAAGAACGTCGAGGTGCCGCCGGGCGCGACGATCGGCGTCAACCCGGAGCGGGACGCCGAGCTGTACACCGTCTCCGAGGGCGGCGTGATCGCGCTCGGGAAGGGGCAGCGCGTGCCCTGA
- a CDS encoding GH92 family glycosyl hydrolase yields the protein MRGTRRTRLCLAGVMAASALIATPAARAAERTDGHLTDLVNPFIGSQNEGNTFPGATVPFGMVQLSPDTGHSTGYDYTQNRVRGFSLVHLSGVGCRIGGDLPVLPTTGEVTQTDYARYAAGFSHADEQASPGYYGVGLDSGIRAELTATARTGVQRYTFPATDRANVLLNAAQALHKPVASSVEILDAHTVRTEITGHGFCRDTGPYTVYTITRFNRPFTAYGTWDGAAVTPGARTGRGGAYVRFDTTKDRTVEATTALSYVDARGAAVNLRAGGGRSFDAVRRRAREEWERRLAAVRVRGGDPTLRRTFYSSLYRSFLAPNIGSDADGRYLGWDRRVHRAERFTYYQNWSLWDTYRTQAQLLALLAPREARDMALSVVKVDEDGGWLPKWGYGPVETNCMSGDPVTPFLTTAYQTGLLRGFEERAYRALRKNADGVPPAGYPGIGREANAEYIAHGYAPFVKDRPLSKLGDSDYHHGASVTLEYALADAVLAQMARGLGHDADAARYAARSRNYRTLFDPSTGFFRARDASGAFTGPADPARSTGFHEGTAWQYQWLVPQDLPGMIDLIGGTRAANERLDTFFAYDRLLADPARTAREVWVHGDAYDYYNADKYNPMNEPDLVAPYTYLATGQPWKTTDVVHAALTLFTDGPTGMTGNDDLGTMSAWNVLSSIGLFPIQPGYNTWGLSTPVFDRVDLTLDRRYWPGGGFTVTAPGTSAADRYVQSVRTDGRPHARTYLTTDALRSLRTVAFTVGPRPSEWGTSPQAAPPVLK from the coding sequence ATGAGAGGGACCCGGCGCACGCGGCTGTGCCTGGCCGGGGTGATGGCAGCGTCCGCGCTGATCGCCACCCCCGCCGCACGTGCCGCCGAGCGGACCGACGGCCACCTCACCGACCTGGTGAACCCCTTCATCGGGAGCCAGAACGAGGGCAACACCTTCCCCGGCGCGACCGTGCCCTTCGGCATGGTGCAGCTCTCCCCGGACACCGGGCACAGCACCGGCTACGACTACACCCAGAACCGCGTCCGCGGCTTCTCCCTGGTCCACCTCTCCGGCGTCGGCTGCCGGATCGGCGGCGACCTGCCCGTACTGCCCACCACGGGCGAGGTGACCCAGACGGACTACGCGCGCTACGCGGCGGGCTTCTCGCACGCCGACGAGCAGGCGAGCCCCGGCTACTACGGCGTCGGCCTCGACTCCGGCATCCGCGCCGAGCTGACCGCGACCGCGCGCACCGGGGTGCAGCGCTACACCTTCCCGGCCACCGACCGGGCCAACGTCCTGCTGAACGCGGCCCAGGCGCTGCACAAGCCGGTCGCCAGCTCGGTCGAGATCCTCGACGCCCACACCGTGCGCACCGAGATCACCGGCCACGGCTTCTGCCGCGACACCGGCCCGTACACCGTGTACACGATCACCCGGTTCAACCGGCCGTTCACCGCCTACGGCACCTGGGACGGGGCGGCGGTCACACCGGGCGCCCGCACCGGCCGCGGCGGCGCCTACGTCCGCTTCGACACGACGAAGGACCGTACCGTCGAGGCGACCACCGCCCTGTCGTACGTCGACGCGCGCGGTGCCGCGGTCAACCTGCGGGCCGGCGGCGGCCGGTCCTTCGACGCGGTACGGCGGCGGGCCCGCGAGGAGTGGGAGCGGCGGCTCGCCGCCGTGCGCGTGCGGGGCGGCGACCCGACGCTGCGCCGCACCTTCTACTCGTCCCTGTACCGCTCGTTCCTCGCGCCCAACATCGGCAGCGACGCCGACGGCCGCTACCTGGGCTGGGACCGCCGCGTCCACCGCGCGGAGCGGTTCACGTACTACCAGAACTGGTCGCTGTGGGACACCTACCGCACCCAGGCCCAGTTGCTGGCCCTGCTCGCGCCGCGCGAGGCCCGCGACATGGCGCTGTCGGTGGTGAAGGTGGACGAGGACGGGGGCTGGCTGCCCAAGTGGGGTTACGGGCCGGTCGAGACGAACTGCATGAGCGGCGACCCGGTCACCCCGTTCCTGACCACCGCCTACCAGACGGGCCTGCTCAGGGGGTTCGAGGAGCGGGCGTACCGGGCGCTGCGCAAGAACGCCGACGGGGTGCCGCCCGCCGGCTACCCGGGCATCGGACGGGAGGCCAACGCCGAGTACATCGCCCACGGCTACGCCCCCTTCGTCAAGGACCGCCCGCTGTCCAAGCTGGGCGACTCCGACTACCACCACGGCGCCTCCGTCACCCTGGAGTACGCGCTCGCCGACGCGGTGCTCGCCCAGATGGCCCGGGGCCTCGGCCACGACGCGGACGCCGCCCGCTACGCCGCACGGTCGCGCAACTACCGCACCCTCTTCGACCCCTCGACCGGCTTCTTCCGGGCCCGGGACGCCTCCGGCGCCTTCACCGGCCCCGCGGACCCGGCCCGCAGCACCGGCTTCCACGAGGGCACCGCCTGGCAGTACCAGTGGCTCGTCCCGCAGGACCTGCCGGGCATGATCGACCTGATCGGCGGCACCCGCGCGGCCAACGAGCGCCTCGACACCTTCTTCGCCTACGACCGGCTGCTGGCCGACCCGGCGCGCACCGCGCGTGAGGTGTGGGTGCACGGGGACGCGTACGACTACTACAACGCCGACAAGTACAACCCGATGAACGAGCCCGACCTCGTCGCGCCGTACACGTACCTGGCCACCGGGCAGCCCTGGAAGACCACCGACGTGGTCCACGCGGCCCTGACCCTCTTCACCGACGGCCCCACCGGCATGACCGGGAACGACGACCTGGGCACCATGTCCGCCTGGAACGTGCTGTCGTCGATCGGGCTCTTCCCGATCCAACCCGGCTACAACACCTGGGGTCTGTCCACTCCCGTGTTCGACCGGGTCGACCTCACGCTCGACCGCCGCTACTGGCCGGGCGGCGGGTTCACCGTCACCGCGCCGGGCACCTCCGCCGCCGACCGCTACGTCCAGTCGGTCCGCACGGACGGCAGGCCGCACGCCCGGACCTACCTGACGACGGACGCCCTGCGCTCCCTGCGCACCGTCGCGTTCACGGTCGGCCCGCGCCCGTCCGAGTGGGGTACGTCACCCCAGGCGGCGCCACCGGTACTGAAGTGA